In Thunnus thynnus chromosome 11, fThuThy2.1, whole genome shotgun sequence, the following proteins share a genomic window:
- the LOC137192247 gene encoding interferon-induced protein 44-like encodes MGGSPSTPSPPPRSPSTPSPPPPPPPSPTFRDPWRKISWGDKERDLQYVRNYQPENTNVKHLRILLYGPVGAGKSSFISSVVSAVRGRLSVTAEASATVSDRSHSKKYETHRIQKESRGNFYPFVFNDIMGLEEGTGCGVRVEDIKLALKGHVQEGYKFNPASPLSDGDPGYISSPSADDKVHVLVCVCSANASEIKEPVMQKMREIREAASDLGIPQVAIVTKVDEACGETQKDQKNVYKSKHLKKKITDFSARLGIPLNCIFAVKNYSSETYLDEDVNTLMLNALRLMIDFGDDFINKM; translated from the exons CACCACCACCTTCTCCCA CTTTTAGAGATCCGTGGAGAAAAATATCTTGGGG agacaaagagagagatcTGCAGTATGTGAGGAATTATCAACCTGAAAACACCAACGTCAAACATCTCAGGATCTTGCTTTACGGGCCAGTCGGTGCTGGAAAGTCCAGCTTCATCAGTTCTGTCGTCAGCGCCGTGAGAGGCAGGCTGAGCGTTACAGCTGAAGCCAGTGCAACCGTCAGTGACAGAAGTCACTCCAAGAAA TATGAGACTCACAGAATCCAGAAAGAAAGCAGAGGAAACTTCTACCCTTTTGTATTCAATGACATCATGGGTCTGGAGGAAGGGACTGGATGTGGAGTCAGAGTGGAAGACATCAAACTGGCCTTGAAGGGACACGTGCAGGAGGGATACAAG ttcaaTCCTGCATCTCCATTGTCAGACGGTGATCCTGGATACATCTCCTCACCGTCTGCAGATGACAAAGTTCATGTTCTGGTTTGTGTCTGTTCTGCTAATGCATCAGAGATTAAGGAGCCTGTTATGCAGAAGATGAGGGAAATCAGAGAAGCAGCCAGTGACTTGG GGATTCCTCAAGTGGCGATTGTCACCAAAGTTGATGAAGCCTGTGGTGAAACTCAAAAGGATCAAAAGAATGTCTACAAGAGCAAACACCTGAAGAAAAAG ATCACAGACTTCAGCGCTAGGCTGGGTATTCCACTCAACTGCATCTTTGCTGTGAAGAACTACAGCTCAGAAACCTACCTGGATGAGGATgttaacacactgatgctgaaCGCACTGAGACTGATGATTGACTTTGGAGATGACTTCATTAACAAAATGTAA